GGCTTGAATAGTTCGATTGCCATTTCTTTAGGAAGACCACATTGGTACATTTTTAAGTTTGGACCTACTACGATAACCGAACGACCAGAATAGTCTACACGTTTACCAAGTAAGTTTTGACGGAAACGACCTTGTTTCCCTTTCAACATATGTGAAAGTGATTTTAAAGGACGGTTACCAGGACCTGTTACAGGGCGACCACGACGACCGTTATCGATTAATGCATCAACCGCTTCTTGTAACATACGTTTTTCGTTTTGTACGATGATGCTTGGTGCACCAAGATCCAGTAAACGTTTTAAACGGTTGTTACGGTTGATTACACGACGGTAAAGGTCATTTAAGTCAGAAGTTGCAAAACGGCCACCATCTAATTGCACCATTGGACGAAGCTCTGGTGGAATTACTGGTAGTACGTCTAAAATCATCCACTCTGGTTTGTTACCTGAGTTACGGAATGCTTCTACTACTTCTAAACGTTTAATTGCACGTGTACGGCGTTGGCCTTGTGCAGATTTTAATTCTTCTTTTAATACAGCTGTTTCATCTTCTAAATCGATTTTTTCTAAAAGGCGTTTGATTGCTTCAGCACCCATTGCCGCTTCGAATTCGTTACCGTATTTTTCACGGTATGCACGATATTCTTTTTCAGAAAGTAAATCTTTAAAGCCTAAAGCTGTTTGACCTGGCTCGATTACAACATAAGAAGCAAAGTAAATTACTTCTTCTAATGCACGTGGAGACATGTCTAAAATAAGACCCATACGACTTGGAATACCTTTGAAGTACCAAATGTGCGATACAGGTGCTGCAAGTTCGATGTGCCCTTGACGTTCACGACGAACTTTTGCACGTGTTACTTCTACGCCACAACGGTCACAAACGACACCTTTATAACGTACACGCTTATATTTACCACAGTGGCATTCCCAGTCTTTCGTTGGTCCGAAAATACGTTCACAGAATAGACCATCTTTTTCTGGTTTTAATGTACGGTAGTTGATTGTTTCTGGTTTTTTAACTTCACCATATGACCAAGAACGAATCTTGTCCGGAGAAGCTAAACCAATTTTCATATATTCAAATTCATTAACATCGATCAAGGAGCCTACCTCCCTTTAGTTATAAGTCTTAAATGACTTTTCATTGTAGCTCTGCAATTGCAAAAATTTCATTCTAGGCCATTATGAAATTTGCTTTTTTTAATCGTTATACAAGAAAAATCGGGCAGGGCATATACCTGCCCGATTCAATTTGAAATTATTCAAATGACTCTACTGGGTCTTCTTTATCACCATTAGCTTTGTGTTCCATTTCTGGAGCTGGTGCAACAGCTACTTCATCTTCATCGTCAAGGTCGCGTAATTCTACTTCCTCGTCGTTGATTGTAAGCATCTTCACATCCATACCTAATGATTGAAGTTCTTTAATTAATACTTTAAATGATTCTGGTACACCTGGTTCTGGAACGCTTTCACCTTTAACGATTGCTTCGTATGTTTTCACACGACCTACAACGTCATCTGATTTTACAGTTAAAATCTCTTGTAACGTGTAAGCAGCACCGTATGCTTCAAGTGCCCATACCTCCATCTCACCGAAACGTTGACCACCGAATTGTGCTTTACCACCAAGCGGTTGTTGCGTTACTAACGAGTAAGGACCAGTTGAACGTGCGTGAAGTTTATCATCAACCATGTGCGCTAACTTGATCATGTACATGATCCCAACAGAAACGCGGCTGTCGAATGGTTCACCTGAACGTCCATCATAAAGAATTGTTTTACCGTCACGATTCATACCAGCTTCTTCCATCGTTTCCCAAACATCTTCTTCGTTAGCGCCGTCAAATACTGGTGTAGCCATGTGTACGCCTAAGTAGCGTGCAGCCATACCTAAGTGAAGCTCTAATACTTGTCCGATGTTCATACGAGAAGGAACCCCAAGTGGGTTAAGCATGATATCCACTGGTGTGCCGTCTGGCATGAATGGCATATCTTCTTCTGGTAAGATTCGTGAGATTACCCCTTTGTTACCGTGACGTCCGGCCATTTTGTCTCCAACGCGGATTTTACGTTTTTGAACAATATAAGCACGAACTAATTGGTTAACACCTGGTGGTAATTCGTCTCCATCTTCACGGTTGAAGACTTTAACATCTAGGATGATACCGCCAGCGCCGTGTGGTACACGTAGTGACGTGTCACGTACTTCACGTGCTTTTTCACCGAAGATAGCATGTAATAAACGTTCTTCAGCAGTTAACTCTGTAACCCCTTTAGGCGTAACTTTACCTACTAAAATGTCACCGTCACGTACTTCCGCACCGATACGGATAATTCCGCGGTCATCTAGGTTACGAAGTGCATCTTCACCTACGTTTGGAATGTCACGTGTGATTTCTTCAGGTCCAAGCTTCGTATCACGTGATTCTGATTCATATTCTTCAATATGAACAGAAGTATATACATCATCTTTTACAAGGCGCTCACTCATAATAACAGCATCCTCGTAGTTGAAGCCGTCCCATGTCATGAACGCAACAAGTACGTTTTGACCAAGTGCTAATTCGCCACGTTCCATTGAAGGACCATCAGCTAAAATATCACGAGGTTTTACACGGTCGCCAACTTTTACGATTGGACGTTGGTTATATGAAGTACCTTGGTTTGAACGGATGAATTTTTGTAATTTGTACTTAATTAAGTCGCCTTTCACTTCTTTGCCGTCAACCTCTTCGATTGTACGAACGTGGATAGAGCGAGCTTCTACGTGCTCAACAATCCCGTGTTTTTTAGCAACTACAGCAGCACCAGAGTCACGAGCGTCAACGTGCTCCATACCAGTACCAACGAACGGAGCGTTTGGATATAGTAAAGGAACAGCTTGACGTTGCATGTTCGCACCCATTAACGCACGGTTTGAGTCGTCGTTTTCTAAGAACGGAATACATGCAGTGGCAGCAGATACTACTTGTTTTGGAGATACATCCATGTAGTCGATGCGATCGCGGTTGAATACTGTGTTATCCCCACGGAAACGACCTACCACTTCTTCTTTTGCAAAAGTACGCTCTGCAGTTAATTCAGAGTTTGCTTGTGCTACTACATAGTTATCTTCTTCGTCAGCGGTTAAGTAATGGATTGCTTCCGTTACAGCACCTGTTTCCGGATTAACTCGGCGATAAGGTGTTTCGATAAAGCCAAACTTGTTAACTTTTGCGAATGAAGATAAAGAGTTGATAAGACCGATGTTTGGTCCCTCAGGTGTCTCGATTGGACACATACGACCATAGTGAGAGTAGTGAACGTCACGTACTTCCATACCTGCGCGCTCACGTGTTAAACCACCTGGCCCTAATGCAGATAAACGACGTTTGTGCGTTAACTCTGCTAATGGGTTTGTTTGGTCCATGAATTGAGATAACTGAGAAGATCCGAAGAACTCTTTAATCGATGCGATAACTGGACGGATATTGATTAATTGTTGTGGTACGATAGCTGCTGTGTCATTGATAGACATACGCTCACGTACTACACGTTCCATACGAGATAAACCGATACGGAATTGGTTTTGTAATAATTCACCAACTGAACGTAAACGACGGTTACCTAAATGGTCGATATCGTCTGTGTTACCTACGGCATATAATAAGTTGAAGAAGTACGATACAGAAGCAAGGATATCTGCTGGAGTAAGGTTTTTCACTTCTTCCTCAATATAAGCGTTTGAAATAACATTGATTTCTTTTTGCGCTTCATCGTTTGGTGCAAAAATTTTAATTGATTGGATTGTTACAGCGTCTTCTAACACGCCACCGTTTTGGTTTAGTGTTTTGAAGCCAGCGCCGTCTTCTAAAGCTGGAATTAGCTTATCTAACGTACGGCGATCTAATAACGTACCTGCTTCTACTAGAATTTCACCAGTTTCTGGATTCACAATTGTTTCAGCTACCGTTTGGTTGAATAAACGGTTTTTGATGTGAAGCTTTTTGTTCATTTTGTAACGACCAACATTCGCTAAATCATAACGTTTAGCATCGAAGAAACGAGAATATAATAAATTCTTCGCTGATTCAACTGTTGGTGGTTCACCTGGACGTAAACGCTCATAGATTTCAAGAAGAGCCTTTTCAGTACCTTCTGTATTATCTTTTTCTAACGTATTACGTAAATATTCATTGTCGCCAATGATATCAATAATTTCTTGGTCAGTGCCAAAACCTAACGCACGTAAAAGTACTGTTACTGGTAATTTACGTGTGCGGTCGATACGAACGTAAACGACATCTTTTGCATCAGTTTCGTATTCTAGCCATGCACCACGGTTTGGAATAACTGTTGCGCCGAAGCCTTTTTTACCGTTCTTATCTGTTTTTTCGTTGAAGTATACACTTGGAGAACGAACTAACTGAGATACGATAACACGTTCAGCACCGTTAATGATAAACGTTCCTGTTTCTGTCATTAATGGGAAGTCACCCATGAAGACATCTTGCTCTTTTACTTCGTTTGTTTCTTTGTTGTGTAAACGAACTTTCACACGTAATGGTGCAGCGTAAGTTACGTCACGTTCTTTACACTCATCAACATCATACTTAGGGTCTCCTAATGTATAGTCGACGAATTCTAATGAAAGATTTCCTGTAAAATCTTCGATTGGAGAAATGTCGTGGAACATCTCACGCAATCCTTCTTCAAGGAACCACTCATAAGATGCTGTTTGGATCTCGATTAAATTCGGAAGTTCCAGCACCTCACTAATACGCGCAAAGCTTCTACGCTGGCGGTGTTGTCCGTACTGAACTAGTTGACCTGTCAACTCATTCACCCCTCAATAAAGCGATAATAGGTCTTTGCAAAACCATACAAATAGTGTATGATTTCGAAAGACAAAAAGAAAACGAGACTTTTAATAAAACCTCATTTTCGGTTAAACTTAACTTATTCTTAGTAAGTATACCCGTAATAATGTTTAAGTTATGCAAAAGGGCATACTACCTCAAAATAATAATTTTGCATTGTATCATGTTATCATAGTCGATTTGTCAAGTCAATATTTGAAACGAATCTTACTTATTTTTTTGCACGTACGATCCAATATCCTTTTTTCTTCTCAACAACATCTACTTCCGTAAATAGCTCTTCTAAATGACTTACCGTCGATGGCGCACCTTGTTTCTTCTGAATCACTACCCACAGCTCACCATTCGTCACTAACAATTCATAGGCTTGATCATAAAATCTAAAAATTGTTTCTTTCCCTGCACGAATCGGGGGATTTGTTAAAATGGCAGCAGCTTGTGTCCCAGCTTCCACAGCACTTAGGCCATCACTTTCAAAAATACG
This portion of the Solibacillus daqui genome encodes:
- the rpoB gene encoding DNA-directed RNA polymerase subunit beta, producing the protein MTGQLVQYGQHRQRRSFARISEVLELPNLIEIQTASYEWFLEEGLREMFHDISPIEDFTGNLSLEFVDYTLGDPKYDVDECKERDVTYAAPLRVKVRLHNKETNEVKEQDVFMGDFPLMTETGTFIINGAERVIVSQLVRSPSVYFNEKTDKNGKKGFGATVIPNRGAWLEYETDAKDVVYVRIDRTRKLPVTVLLRALGFGTDQEIIDIIGDNEYLRNTLEKDNTEGTEKALLEIYERLRPGEPPTVESAKNLLYSRFFDAKRYDLANVGRYKMNKKLHIKNRLFNQTVAETIVNPETGEILVEAGTLLDRRTLDKLIPALEDGAGFKTLNQNGGVLEDAVTIQSIKIFAPNDEAQKEINVISNAYIEEEVKNLTPADILASVSYFFNLLYAVGNTDDIDHLGNRRLRSVGELLQNQFRIGLSRMERVVRERMSINDTAAIVPQQLINIRPVIASIKEFFGSSQLSQFMDQTNPLAELTHKRRLSALGPGGLTRERAGMEVRDVHYSHYGRMCPIETPEGPNIGLINSLSSFAKVNKFGFIETPYRRVNPETGAVTEAIHYLTADEEDNYVVAQANSELTAERTFAKEEVVGRFRGDNTVFNRDRIDYMDVSPKQVVSAATACIPFLENDDSNRALMGANMQRQAVPLLYPNAPFVGTGMEHVDARDSGAAVVAKKHGIVEHVEARSIHVRTIEEVDGKEVKGDLIKYKLQKFIRSNQGTSYNQRPIVKVGDRVKPRDILADGPSMERGELALGQNVLVAFMTWDGFNYEDAVIMSERLVKDDVYTSVHIEEYESESRDTKLGPEEITRDIPNVGEDALRNLDDRGIIRIGAEVRDGDILVGKVTPKGVTELTAEERLLHAIFGEKAREVRDTSLRVPHGAGGIILDVKVFNREDGDELPPGVNQLVRAYIVQKRKIRVGDKMAGRHGNKGVISRILPEEDMPFMPDGTPVDIMLNPLGVPSRMNIGQVLELHLGMAARYLGVHMATPVFDGANEEDVWETMEEAGMNRDGKTILYDGRSGEPFDSRVSVGIMYMIKLAHMVDDKLHARSTGPYSLVTQQPLGGKAQFGGQRFGEMEVWALEAYGAAYTLQEILTVKSDDVVGRVKTYEAIVKGESVPEPGVPESFKVLIKELQSLGMDVKMLTINDEEVELRDLDDEDEVAVAPAPEMEHKANGDKEDPVESFE